A part of Candidatus Thermoplasmatota archaeon genomic DNA contains:
- a CDS encoding RNA-binding protein translates to MNIYVGNLPREVTESELLEAFQAFGEVASAKIITDKLSGQSRGFGFVEMPTDDEAEKAITGLDGKDMKGRTLTVNKARPRSDSDRGRSGRSW, encoded by the coding sequence ATGAACATATACGTAGGAAATCTACCGCGTGAGGTCACCGAGAGTGAACTTCTGGAGGCTTTCCAAGCCTTCGGAGAGGTCGCATCGGCCAAGATCATCACCGACAAGCTCAGCGGACAGTCGAGAGGATTCGGATTCGTTGAGATGCCGACCGATGATGAGGCCGAGAAGGCGATCACGGGCCTTGATGGAAAGGACATGAAGGGTCGGACCCTGACTGTCAACAAAGCTCGCCCCCGTTCCGATAGCGATCGGGGTCGATCAGGGCGCTCTTGGTAG